One genomic segment of Myotis daubentonii chromosome 14, mMyoDau2.1, whole genome shotgun sequence includes these proteins:
- the MAP4 gene encoding microtubule-associated protein 4 isoform X12 yields the protein MQAASIVAVSRQLQWCRMADLSLADALTEPPPEIEGEIKRDFIATLEAEAYDDVVGETVGKTDYIPLLDVDEKTGNSESKKKPCPDTSQVEGAPSPRAAVLANGDHGTQGNDTAGSPTAFLEEKMAFQGYQNNQNWPENTNFYFEPEQVVNPIQTDPYKMHCGDGLDDLLFFPGGAHSASALTRQRDPLRDSYGHLPCDTLTPEAVVPQGWPVEAPNCPQAGVFISPEATPPLQPTAEPAGEREMASEERAPTKAPETMLGLKAADMAPSRETEMALAQDMVPVTEIEVALATNVASPTKEDVSFAKNMDSPIESDVSAVTDVVLPIEAKETPAKGAVLFRDTERAPPMEMDAAPAEGMVSLAEREMALAKDIASPTAKELALSSGTEVAPGKDMAPPPETEVALVKDMAPPPETEVAPVKDMALPPETEVALVKDMAPPPETEVAPVKDMAPPPETEVAPVKDMAPPPETEVAPVKDMAPPRETEVAPVKDMAPPPETEVAPGKDVPLLPEPEPSLAKDVAPPSETEVAPVPAKDMGTVRTPGKPSEGPQFASLQNEGPSAVPAAMASPEPVTAVGQTSALPPDEASVPEKLEQRQPLSHQPLEPPAAPSGTLPTPAKQVCRPRDRRAARPRPARVPPELLGGSSRKTLDPGLGCSVPEPGWVSGSFPCGEPGSQRKTTPAAFPETQREPGREAWEAESTAMLKKKKKRPKQKRCSPPRGGGPWGDDSAREADGRPMAADPQKPGVCPSQPATVGRQHGPASRESPEEDGGVDTGTAKPAAESLVSESPRVPSCPWEEPPKAAVNSQLKLSREAEVKGNKSEPQSQDRKSLQQGGCEPQTAPHLATPLRPEGSLPAVSAHKIEAPWEVRAQEGCFPVSDQEAPGPVVKPTAAKELPNPTRTLTANNPLESSREEGSDGRTVPALPTDKQEEFSEAAEGAKELHEEVFPTQGREMSILASEQLPQGEIQVPGPGNEPPKRTAGDGKSRKGRGSSGKVRASSGKAKARAELPVLPDSQGEGRAARGPSAPAPEAEGALAGGGREEPRLDSSQQPGVRALPEAGLAGGPKETGPSVASTLQMLTPLETRSGMTQTPSTTADRGAVAIDLGASNQSKEGKCPWMDREAAPRVSEKPKKRSSEGKNKKFKNNYSAQLARVESKEEVLSPPSIGTDGGAGTPHQNEDLGPPFPISHAPLFSQTSSTPTVEVVDGKARNLEGNSFERGALGGNKTSTAKDAAVTEVATQVTAASCQDQSQGAGLVPSAPPAERKAEAAQGPTAARDSPSKRRNDGKSKKVKNSFSEKHILENKTDATERHVPMEATGDHRIEGVGYVDENRNITFTCPQTPSEAMSTPAPPEALHSAACEKLPTPSPQLVKGGEAFTGTLAESRQGTALAQISGWSVVGHCSKDGVPEQERATAASAARPCASPGGGALTLPAATETGQRPGDCCPEHKEQLADPMENKAGVDGGHAGGESESVPRGASKRPAEEITEPAKGPRPAVPTADQSPPPERGGPGVRAGGSPVPASPVNREGEAGEGSASGHTADFPGDRPQKPLCYEDQHAEGRESRGPTSLNKEMEMTLSTPKSEKDKWEGSSLAPKITESADAPLPAPELQSDFFDGQLGAAPSSAVEKLVVTACQGLQLPEPKDKVSEAPEKMTGKSEPKALGEGKKEEKRVAEPMKGYMRPTKSRGLAPLPPKSAAVQERERPKHATPSGTAKPEGPAAASVTGNDITAPPNKELPPSPEKKAKVVAGMPLATTHPAKTSASKAKTQSTSLPKQPAPPNCGGPSKKPMSPASGSGPAAAPKRPAATTARPAASPAKDARPKPVAETKVPEKKATPSKPASAPAPRPGSRSTQAAPKAPAAAAVASTGPSSRSAPTPLPRRPAGTKPEGKPADAKKTVTKSAPADLSRAKSTSSSTARKTAAGPAPGSPAGAAPSRVKPTPVSPRASGTLAVDKKPTSARPSSLAPRLSRPATGASTPDLKNVRAKVGSTENIRHQPGGGRAKVEERTEAAAAARKPAPPAATKPAGPGVSAQRAPAGKVQIVSKKLNYSHVQSKCGSKDNIKHVPGGGNVQIQSKKVDISKVSSKCGSKANIKHKPGGGDVKIESQKLNFKEKAQAKIETYRLTFRANARARTDHGASIVSRPPHFLGGPNSGTRAFGSLPWAAH from the exons GGTCTCCAACTGCATTTCTTGAAGAGAAAATGGCCTTCCAGGGGTATCAGAACAACCAGAACTGGCCAGAAAACACAAACTTTTACTTTGAACCCGAGCAAGTGGTGAATCCTATCCAGACTG ATCCCTACAAGATGCATTGCGGGGACGGCCTGGACGACCTGCTCTTCTTTCCCGGCGGAGCTCACAGCGCTTCCGCACTGACGCGGCAGAGGGACCCTCTGAGAGACAGCTACG GTCACCTTCCTTGCGACACATTGACTCCTGAAGCAGTGGTCCCTCAGGGCTGGCCTGTGGAAGCCCCGAACTGCCCCCAGGCGGGGGTCTTCATTTCCCCAGAGGCCACACCACCTCTGCAACCCACAGCAG AGCCAGCcggggagagagaaatggcatCGGAAGAGAGGGCACCGACCAAAGCACCGGAAACGATGCTGGGACTGAAGGCTGCCGACATGGCACCATCTAGAGAAACAGAGATGGCCCTGGCTCAGGACATGGTGCCAGTCACAGAAATAGAGGTGGCACTGGCCACAAACGTGGCATCACCTACCAAAGAAGATGTGTCATTTGCCAAGAACATGGACTCACCCATTGAGTCAGACGTGTCTGCAGTCACGGACGTGGTACTGCCTATAGAAGCAAAGGAAACCCCAGCCAAGGGTGCAGTGCTcttcagagacacagagagggcaCCACCCATGGAAATGGACGCGGCTCCAGCTGAAGGCATGGTGTCACTCGCAGAAAGGGAGATGGCATTGGCTAAGGACATTGCATCACCCACAGCCAAGGAGTTGGCCTTGTCCTCGGGAACAGaggtggccccaggcaaggaCATGGCTCCGCCCCCAGAAACAGAGGTGGCCCTGGTCAAGGACATGGCTCCGCCCCCGGAAACAGAGGTGGCCCCGGTCAAGGACATGGCTCTGCCCCCAGAAACAGAGGTGGCCCTGGTCAAGGACATGGCTCCGCCCCCGGAAACAGAGGTGGCCCCGGTCAAGGACATGGCTCCGCCCCCAGAAACAGAGGTGGCCCCAGTCAAGGACATGGCTCCGCCCCCGGAAACAGAGGTGGCCCCAGTCAAGGACATGGCTCCGCCCCGGGAAACAGAGGTGGCCCCGGTCAAGGACATGGCTCCGCCCCCAGAAACAGAGGTGGCCCCGGGCAAGGATGTGCCTCTGCTTCCAGAACCAGAGCCATCCCTGGCTAAGGATGTTGCACCGCCTTCAGAAACAGAGGTGGCCCCAGTTCCGGCGAAGGACATGGGAACTGTACGGACACCAGGAAAGCCAAGTGAGGGCCCCCAGTTTGCATCTCTCCAGAACGAGGGTCCTtcagctgtgcctgctgccatGGCTTCCCCAG AGCCAGTCACAGCCGTGGGCCAAACGTCCGCCTTGCCACCAGACGAGGCATCTGTGCCAGAGAAACTAGAGCAAAGGCAGCCGCTCAGCCATCAGCCTCTGGAGCCGCCTGCAGCGCCCTCAG GTACCCTTCCCACACCAGCCAAACAAGTATGCAGACCCAGGGACCGCAGGgccgcccggccccggcccgccaGGGTCCCTCCTGAGCTGCTGGGAGGCTCTTCACGGAAGACTCTCGATCCCGGGCTGGGCTGCTCCGTGCCGGAGCCGGGCTGGGTCTCGGGCTCGTTTCCCTGTGGTGAGCCGGGGAGCCAAAGGAAAACCACTCCTGCTGCCTTCCCTGAGACACAGAGGGAGCCtggcagggaggcctgggaggcagagagcacagcgatgctgaagaagaaaaagaagagaccaAAGCAAAAGCGGTGCTCCCCACCCCGGGGCGGGGGGCCCTGGGGTGACGACAGTGCACGGGAGGCTGACGGCCGTCCCATGGCAGCTGACCCACAGAAACCAGGTGTctgccccagccagcctgccacTGTGGGCAGACAGCATGGACCGGCCTCCAGGGAAAGCCCGGAAGAGGATGGTGGAGTTGACACTGGGACAGCCAAACCGGCCGCCGAGAGCTTGGTCTCGGAAAGCCCCAGGGTTCCTTCCTGTCCTTGGGAAGAACCTCCTAAAGCCGCAGTGAATTCTCAGCTCAAGCTGAGCAGAGAGGCAGAGGTCAAAGGTAACAAGTCAGAACCACAGAGCCAAGACAGGAAATCTCTGCAGCAGGGTGGGTGCGAACCACAGACTGCTCCCCACCTGGCGACCCCTCTCAGACCAGAGGGGTCCCTGCCGGCAGTTTCTGCACACAAAATAGAAGCTCCCTGGGAGGTCAGAGCCCAGGAGGGTTGCTTTCCTGTCTCGGACCAAGAGGCTCCGGGGCCAGTTGTAAAACCCACAGCAGCAAAAGAGCTGCCTAATCCGACACGCACTTTGACAGCAAATAATCCACTAGAAAGCAGCCGGGAAGAAGGGAGTGACGGGAGGACAGTGCCCGCGCTGCCGACTGACAAACAGGAAGAGTTCTCCGAAGCAGCTGAGGGTGCTAAGGAACTTCACGAGGAAGTGTTTCCCACGCAAGGACGAGAGATGAGCATCTTAGCTTCAGAGCAGCTGCCACAGGGCGAGATTCAGGTTCCCGGGCCCGGGAATGAACCACCTAAGAGAACAGCAGGTGATGGcaagagcaggaagggaagggggagttcTGGGAAAGTGAGAGCGAGTTCTGGGAAGGCAAAAGCAAGGGCTGAGCTGCCAGTCCTTCCTgacagccagggagagggcagagctgcCCGGGGGCCAAGTGCGCCAGCCCCTGAAGCAGAAGGAGCgcttgctgggggtgggagggaggagccgAGGCTGGATTCTTCCCAGCAGCCGGGGGTCAGGGCTCTCCCTGAGGCAGGGCTCGCGGGGGGGCCTAAGGAGACTGGCCCCAGTGTGGCCAGCACCTTGCAGATGTTGACTCCTTTGGAAACTAGGTCAGGTATGACTCAGACTCCCAGCACCACAGCAGACAGAGGAGCTGTGGCCATAGATCTGGGTGCCAGTAACCAGAGCAAAGAAGGAAAGTGTCCGTGGATGGATCGCGAGGCAGCTCCCAGGGTTTCTGAAAAGCCTAAAAAAAGAAGCAgtgaaggcaaaaataaaaagtttaaaaataattactctgCACAGCTTGCTAGGGTGGAGAGCAAGGAAGAAGTCCTCAGCCCACCTTCCATAGGGACGGATGGAGGCGCTGGCACTCCCCATCAAAACGAAGACTTAGGACCCCCTTTCCCCATCAGCCACGCGCCTTTGTTCTCACAGACGTCCAGCacacccacagtggaggtggtTGACGGAAAGGCTAGAAATCTTGAGGGTAATTCTTTTGAGCGCGGGGCTCTGGGTGGGAACAAAACAAGTACAGCCAAGGATGCTGCTGTTACTGAAGTAGCTACCCAGGTGACAGCTGCGAGCTGCCAAGACCAAAGCCAGGGGGCGGGACTTGTCCCTTCAGCCCCGCCTGCAGAGCGAAAGGCAGAGGCAGCCCAGGGGCCCACTGCAGCGAGGGACAGCCCTAGCAAAAGGAGAAATGACGGGAAAAGCAAGAAGGTGAAAAATAGCTTTTCTGAGAAGCACATTTTGGAGAATAAGACAGATGCGACAGAAAGACATGTTCCCATGGAAGCCACAGGAGACCACAGAATTGAAGGAGTGGGCTATGTGGATGAAAACAGAAACATTACATTTACCTGCCCCCAAACACCATCTGAGGCCATGAGTACGCCAGCCCCTCCAGAGGCTCTGCATTCAGCAGCCTGTGAAAAACTGCCCACTCCTAGTCCTCAATTAGTAAAGGGAGGTGAAGCCTTTACAGGCACCTTGGCAGAAAGTAGGCAAGGGACAGCTCTGGCCCAGATCTCCGGATGGTCAGTGGTGGGTCATTGCAGCAAAGATGGCgtcccagagcaggaaagagcCACGGCCGCCTCTGCTGCCAGGCCCTGTgcaagcccaggaggaggtgcccTGACCCTCCCAGCAGCCACAGAAACAGGGCAGCGCCCTGGGGACTGCTGTCCTGAGCATAAAGAGCAGCTTGCTGATCCCATGGAGAACAAAGCAGGGGTAGACGGAGGGCATGCGGGGGGAGAATCTGAGTCAGTGCCCAGGGGGGCATCTAAGCGTCCAGCAGAGGAAATCACAGAACCAGCCAAGGGCCCCCGTCCTGCAGTGCCCACAGCAGACCAGAGCCCACCGCCTGAGCGCGGAGGCCCCGGGGTGCGAGCCGGTGGGAGTCCTGTCCCAGCATCTCCAgtgaacagagagggagaggctggggagggttctGCTTCCGGTCATACTGCCGACTTCCCGGGAGACAGACCACAAAAGCCCCTTTGCTATGAGGACCAACATGCTGAAGGCAGAGAGTCCAGGGGTCCCACTAGTTTGAATAAGGAGATGGAGATGACTCTTTCGACTCCAAAAAGTGAAAAGGATAAATGGGAAGGAAGTAGCCTGGCTCCTAAAATCACAGAATCAGCAGATGCTCCCTTGCCAGCACCAGAACTCCAGTCGGATTTCTTCGATGGCCAGCTTGGCGCTGCCCCCTCGAGTGCGGTAGAGAAGTTAGTAGTGACTGCCTGCCAGGGGCTTCAGCTCCCAGAACCCAAAGATAAGGTCTCGGAGGCACCTGAGAAAATGACAGGAAAATCTGAACCGAAGGCTTTGGgcgaagggaagaaggaagaaaaaagagtggCAGAGCCAATGAAAGGCTACATGAGACCCACCAAGTCCCGAGGACTTGCTCCACTTCCGCCAAAGTCTGCTGCAGTCCAGGAGCGCGAGAGACCCAAGCACGCCACGCCCAGCG GAACAGCCAAGCCAGAAGGGCCAGCTGCTGCCAGCGTGACCGGAAATGACATCACTGCCCCTCCAAACAAGGAGCTCCCACCAAGCCCCGAGAAGAAAGCCAAGGTAGTTGCCGGAATG CCTTTGGCCACAACTCATCCTGCAAAGACTTCCGCATCGAAAGCCAAAACACAGTCCACTTCTCTCCCTAAGCAACCAGCGCCCCCCAACTGCGGTGGGCCGTCTAAAAAGCCCATGAGCCCCGCCTCGGGCTCCGGGCCCGCGGCCGCCCCCAAACGCCCCGCGGCCACCACCGCCAGGCCAGCCGCCTCCCCTGCCAAGGACGCCAGGCCCAAG CCTGTTGCAGAGACAAAGGTTCCCGAGAAGAAGGCCACGCCGTCCAAGCCAGCCTCTGCCCCGGCCCCCAGGCCCGGCTCCAGGAGCACCCAGGCCGCCCCGAAGGCCCCCGCGGCCGCCGCTGTTGCCTCGACTGGGCCGAGCAGCAGGAGCGCCCCCACGCCCCTGCCCAGGAGGCCTGCTG GCACCAAGCCGGAGGGAAAGCCTGCAGACGCCAAGAAGACAGTTACGAAGTCTGCACCAG CCGACTTGAGTCGCGCAAAGAGCACCTCCAGCAGTACCGCGAGGAAGACCGCCGCTGGCCCCGCGCCGGGCTCGCCAGCCGGTGCGGCTCCCAGTCGCGTCAAGCCCACCCCCGTGTCTCCCCGGGCCTCTGGGACTCTTGCCGTGGACAAGAAGCCCACGTCGGCCAGGCCCAGCTCCTTGGCCCCCAGACTGAGCCGCCCGGCGACCGGCGCTTCCACGCCTGACCTGAAGAACGTCCGCGCCAAGGTCGGCTCCACGGAGAACATCAGGCACCAGCCTGGAGGAGGCCGG GCCAAAGTAGAGGAAAGAAcagaggcagcagctgcagctcgAAAACCTGCCCCTCCCGCGGCCACTAAGCCTGCTGGGCCGGGTGTGAGTGCACAGAGGGCACCTGCGGGGAAA GTCCAGATAGTCTCCAAAAAATTGAACTACAGCCATGTTCAGTCCAAGTGTGGTTCCAAGGACAATATTAAGCATGTCCCTGGAGGCGGTAAT